One stretch of Castor canadensis chromosome 14, mCasCan1.hap1v2, whole genome shotgun sequence DNA includes these proteins:
- the LOC109676359 gene encoding olfactory receptor 7A17-like: MEPQNYTQISEFLLLGFSEQQDLQCLIYGIFLSMYLVTVFGNLLIILAIISNSPLHTPMYFFLCNLSFVDICFTSTTVPKMLVNIQTQSKVITYEGCIMQIYFFATFAGLDDFLLAVMAYDRFVAICHPLYYMVIMKRQLCVLLVIVSWVTSTLNALLQSFVALRLSFCTEVEIPHFFCEPYQLAHLACSDIFLNDMVIYMTAMLFALGPLSGILYTYSKIISSIHAISSAQGKHKAFSTCVSHLSVVSLFYCTGLGVYISSAVTKSSHSIAIASVMYAVVTPMLNPFIYSLRSKDIKRALKRHFERETSKVLIVWGLKE; this comes from the coding sequence ATGGAACCACAAAACTATACccaaatttcagaatttcttcttctgggaTTTTCAGAACAACAAGATCTTCAGTGTCTCATATATGGGATCTTCCTTTCCATGTACCTGGTCACTGTGTttgggaacctgctcatcatcctggccATAATCTCAAACTCCCCTCTGCACACAccaatgtacttcttcctctgtaACTTGTCTTTTGTCGACATTTGCTTCACATCTACCACTGTCCCAAAGATGTTGGTGAATATCCAGACACAGAGCAAGGTCATAACTTACGAAGGTTGCATCATgcagatttatttttttgcaacTTTTGCAGGGTTGGATGACTTCCTCCtggctgtgatggcctatgaccgttttgtggccatctgtcatccCCTGTACTACATGGTCATCATGAAACGCCAGCTTTGTGTGTTGCTGGTTATTGTGTCCTGGGTCACAAGTACTCTGAATGCCCTATTACAAAGCTTTGTGGCATTGCGGCTGTCCTTCTGTACGGAGGTGGAAATCcctcactttttctgtgaacctTATCAGTTGGCTCACCTTGCCTGTTCTGACATATTTCTTAATGACATGGTGATATATATGACAGCTATGCTCTTTGCTCTTGGTCCCCTCAGTGGCATCCTTTACACTTACTCCAAGATAATTTCCTCTATCCATGCAATCTCATCAGCTCAAGGGAAGCACAAAGCATTTTCCACCTGTGTATCTCACCTCTCAGTTGTCTCCTTATTTTATTGCACAGGCCTAGGAGTGTACATCAGTTCTGCTGTGACCAAAAGCTCACATTCAATTGCAATAGCCTCAGTGATGTACGCTGTGGTcacccccatgctgaaccccttcatctacagcctgaggagtAAGGACATCAAGAGGGCTCTGAAAAGACACTTTGAGAGAGAAACTAGCAAAGTGCTCATTGTCTGGGGACTGAAAGAGTGA